The sequence below is a genomic window from Sorangiineae bacterium MSr12523.
TCTTTCGAAATTCGCCGCACCACGTTTGCACGATGGCCTTTTGCTCGTCACTCACGAATACGATCGATGCCGTCATCGCTTCCTCCTTGGCGCGAGTCCGTCGAGATGCTGGCGAAGCAGCCGTTCGAAAAACTGCAACGGATGAGCATGTCCGCCTTGGAGCCATGCCATGAGCGCGAAGTAGTAAAAGGAGAAGAACGCGGCGCCGAGGAGCGCCACGTCCACATCCGCCTCGAGCTCGCCGCGTGACTTGGCCGCCCCCGCGAGCTGGGCCACGTGCGCATGCACCTCGGCCACCTGCGCGGCGAAGCGCTGGCTCCACGGTGGTGCGGCAAACAGCGACTCTCGCAGCAACGCCCGCGAGAGCGCGGGCCTTTCGGCGTAGTAGTCGAAAAAGGCCCGCGCCAGCGCCGTGAGGGCCCGCTCGAGCGAGCCCTTTTTCTGCATTTTCTTTTCACTGACTTCGCGCGCGCGCGCCCACGTCGTCTCCAGATCGTCGAACAGCGCGGCGTGCAGCAGGTCCTGCTTGTCGCGAAAGTGGAGCAGCACGGTGCCTGCGGCCACCTTGGCCTCGCCGGCGACGCTGCGGATGCTCGTCCCGTCGTACCCGTCCCGTTCGAGCTGCTTGCGCGCCGTTTCCAGAATGCGCGCGCGTGTGGCAGCCTTCTGTTCCGTTCTGATGAACACGTTCACTGAACATGTTCATCATTAAAGAACCGGCGTCAATCCGCGCGTGGCGAGAAATCCATGATCCAGTTCGTTTCCCAGGTCTTTCCGCCGTCGTTCGAGAACGCTTGCTCCCAGCGCGGCGTCTTCGTGTCGATGCGCGACCAAATGAATCGAACGCGGATCGGTTGGCCCTCGAGGACGTCGTCCCCGTAGAAGGTTCCCGTGTTCTCGGAGAACGAGCCGGTCACCGGAGGCTCGAGTACGCCGGTGCGGTTGCTGGCCCAGTAGATGGACCACTGCTTCGTGGCGCGATTGAAGAAGCGGAAGCTCATTCCGATGAAGCCGCCGTCGTGGTCGGTGCGGAACTCGTCCTCGTTGCCCACGCCGTCGAGGAGCGGGCGCGCGACGTTGGTCGCGTCGAACTCGTCCCACTGGGTCGAGCCTTTGAGCCGCTCGCGAAGGCGGCGGTTGCGAACGTGCCAGGAGCCCATGAGAAAATCGAAGTCGTTCATGCGGAAAACCCGTACTGCACAAATAGGACACATTTGGCCCTAATTGCCGCGTTACACTGGAAAGCGATGCCTCGTCCCACCACGCGCGTGCTGACCGTCCTCGAGTTGCTGCAGACGCACGGTCGCATGAGCGGCGCGGAGCTGGCGCGGAGGCTCGAGGTGGACCCGCGCACGGTGCGCCGTTACATCGCCATGCTCGAGGAGATCGGTATCCCCATCACCGCCGAGCGCGGGCGCGATGGCGCGTACATGCTCGTGGCCGGCTTCAAACTGCCGCCGATGATGTTCACCGACGACGAGGCGCTTGCGCTCTCCATCGGGCTGCTCGCGGTGCGAGGTCTCGGGCTCGCCGAGGCGGTGACCTCCGTGGCCAGCGCGCAGGCCAAATTGGAGCGTGTGATGCCCCCCAACTTGAAGCGCCGCGTACGCGCGGTCGACGAGACCGTGACGCTCGATCTCGCGCGGCGCGGGCGGGATGCACCGGAAAGCAACGCCGCGCTCGTGGCACTCAGCTCCGCCGCGCAAACGCGCACCCGTGTGAGCATGCGCTACCGCGCCAGCGCCCACGAAGAGACGCAGCGCGATTTCGATCCGTACGGCCTCGCCTACCGCAATCGGCGCTGGTACGCCGTCGGCATGTGCCATCTGCGCGGTGGCCTGCGCTCCTTCCGGCTCGACCGCGTGGAGGAGGTGCGCGCGATTGCCGCGCGCTTCACCCGGCCCGAAGGCTTCGATGCGCTCTCGTACCTTGCGCTGTCGCTGGCCACGTTGCCGCGTGCACACTCCATCGAGGTCCTGCTCGAGGCCGATCTCGAGACGGCGCGGCGTGCACTTTTTTCTGCCGCCGGTGTGCTCGAATGGACCGGCGAGCGCACGCTCCTGCGCAGCACCGCCGACGATCTCGATTGGTTCGCCCTCGAGCTGGCGCGCTTGCCGTTTTCCTTCGAGGTGCGCGCGCCCGATGCGCTGCGCATCGCCGTGGTGTCACTCGCTGAGCGGTTGCTGCGACTCGGGCGCCCGCACGCCTAGGTAGGCGAGCAAGCTCGCGGTCATCTCTTCCGCCCACGTCGACCACGCGAAGTGCGTCTCCTTTGGCGTGTGCGGCGCCATGAGGGAGCGAAACTGCATCGTGCCCATCACCATGCGCACGGCGAAGCCGACCGCCACGCGCGGATTCGGATGCGAGATCTCGTCCTTTCGTTCGGACATGATCGCGAACAGAACCTCTTCGAGCTCGACCCCGGCCTTGCTCAAGTGCGCGATGACCACGGGATCCTTGTGCGCCTGCTCGTAGAAGGCGCGCAGAAAGCCCTCGTGGCGGCGATGCAGCTCCACCACCAGCGCGATGATGCTGCTGATGATGGTCTCCGTGTCGGCCTCCTTCCAGCCTTCGCCCGTGGCGAGGCCGCGCAAGGTGAGGAGGCCTTCCTCCAAGTGGTGCAGGACCACGTAGCGGAAGAGATCGCCCTTGTCCTTGAATCGCGTGTAGAATGCACCCACCGAGCAGCCCGCCTCGCGCGCGATGTCTGCGACGGTGGCGCCATCGAGCCCGCGTTCGGCGACGAGCTTCTCGAAGGCCGCGACGATTCGATCGAGTTTGAGCCGGCTGCGCTCTTGAAGGGGCAGGTTTACCCACCGAATCACACTCGGACTGGTGGGCTGCCGGCGCCGGTCGGAATTCTTCCTCGGTGGCATTTCCTTGGGGGCGCGGCTGGTGGACATCGAACCAAACGAATATGAGCGGTCATTCATCGCCGGTCTAGAGGTTGACGGAAGTCGCATCATCAGCTAGGCAAAATATGAATCAAGATTCTGGTTCGCAATAGTCAAAACCAGAGAAAAAAACAGTCCTGCTCGAACAGTGGTGGACGCGACAAAGCATCTACTGAAGTCTACGAGCGGGGAGAGTCCGTCGTTCCGAAAGGGGTGAGTCATGGGTCCCAGGTTCGCAAAAGCCGCCATGGGCGTGCTGGCCATAGGCATGATCGCGGTCTCGGGTACGAGCGCAGACGCCGCCGAGAGCGCGCCTTCGTCTGGGTTCAACGACTGGAGTTGTAGACCTTCCGCCGCGCACCCGAATCCCGTGGTGCTGCTCCATGGGCTCTTCGGCAATGGTCCTGGCAACTTCAGCTTCGTAGGCCCTTATCTGGCCCTGAATGGGTATTGCACCTTCGCCCCAACGTACGGTCAGGCGATTCCCGGAATCCCGGTTGGAGGCTCAATCCACATCGCCGATTCGGCCAAGGAAATTGCCGCATACATCGAAAAGGTGCGCACCACCACCGGAGCCGCCAAAGTCGATATCGTCGGGCACTCCGAGGGCGGATTCCATTCGATCTATGGTCCCAAAATGCTCGGCTATGCCGACAAGGTCGGGCACGTGGTAGCGCTGGCGCCCCCCACGCACGGGACGACGTTCCTCGGTTTGGTGAGCGTGGGCGATTACCTGGGACTGCGCCCCTTCGTCGATCAGGTGCTCAACACGGTGGGCTGCCATGCGTGTTCGGAGATCATCGTCGACGGCGCAGAGGTGAAAAAGCTCGAGGTAGGTGCCATCGCGCAGCCGGGCATCGACTACACGATCATCGTGTCCAAAGCCGACCCTCTAGTCGTTCCCCACGAGAACTCGTTCATCAAAGAAGAGGGAGTGAAGAACGTATACCTGCAGGACACGTGTCCGTTCGATCCGTCGGGCCATATCGGGCTCGCGTTCGATTTGGATGTGGCCCAGATGATTGGCAATGCGTTGGATCCCGATCATCCGCGCCGTATTACTTGCAGCTTCGGCCCACCGATCTAATTGGGATAGCAGTCCCGTGATCGTGCACGTGCTCGTGTCCCGTGATCGTGATCGTCTTTCGTGGTCGTGATCGTGCACGCGCACGCGCTCGTGCACGAAGCGGTGCGTGGGAAGCGCCCCCGCTGGTCTCTTCGAGCGCGTGCGCGTGCACGACCACGATCACGTGAACGATCACGGTTCACGATCCCGCTACCTCGCGTGGACGCCCAACGAATTCACATCGAAACTGAAACTGCGGCCATTGGCGGTGGCGGTGACCTTGATGGAATCGGCGTCCACGCGGGAGTACGTAACGGTGAGCGTTTTGTCCTTGGGCGTCTCCAAGATGTAGGTGCCTGCCTGCGGCACGGGATCTTTCCAGCGCATCTCGACGCCTTGGATCGAGAGAGCCCAGTGGCCGCGCGGGCTGCTCCAGTTCAGGTTCCCGCTGTCGGTGAAGCCCACTCCGATGTCGCCGCCTAGCGCGGTTTGCGTGCGGTCGCCCGTGCCGTGGCCGGAGCGGCCGTCGGAGATGCGCGTCCACGTGACGTTGTGAACGACGCGGCGAGAGGGATTCGCCGTGTTCCAAGTGACTTCCGCGGTGCCGTTGACCTTCACCAGGCCGTTCGAAAAATCGGTCCACGTGTGGTCGACGATGATGCTGCCCGCATCGTTGTGCGTCACCTTGACCTGCGATTTGCCCGAGAACGTGTGGCCTCGGTAGACGCAGCTTCCAGGGCGCGCGCCGTACGTGATGCTCAACGTGCTGCCGACCAAGGTCGTCTCGGCACACGGAAGCTGCGTTGCGATGAAGGTGCGAAGCTGCGTCGCAGCGGCTTCGACGGCGCCGCCGATGGTGAAGTTCGTGGAAATCTCGATGCTTGCGCTCGTCAGGTTGTTCGCCTGCGAGCTCAGTGAGCTCTCTTCGACGGCCTCGAGGGCCTCGGATTGCGAGAGCGGCTCTTCGTTGTTTCCCGTCTTGCTGGCGCAGGCCGGCAAGGTCAGCGAGACGAAGGCCACGGACGACAGGAGCCACGAGATGCGCATGAGGGCGCATCGTTGCAGGCTCCTTGCCATGGCATTTTCTGCCAAAATGGGCCCTTCCGCGCCCGAGGTGTGTACGTCCGGTAACACGAAGCAAGTGGACGCCGGCCTCCGCCAGCTCTAAAAATCGACCAAGTCGAGATGCGGTCGCGTGTGCTCACCCTGCTTCGGGACCACGGGTTCAATCGGACATCGTTCCAGGTACTCGAGGTCGGTTTTCGCTATTGGTTCTGCGAGCAGGGCTGCGTCGCCTACGCCGACACCGGCCACGCGTGGGTGGCAGCCGGCGCGCCCATTGCCGGCGACGATGCACTGGCCTCCGTGACCGCGGCGTTCATCGCGGCCGCGCGGGAAAAGGGGCGCCGTGTTTCCTTCTTTGCCACCGAAACGCGCCTTCTCACGGCCTCGAACGACCTCGCGTCGCTGCAGATCGGCGAGCAGCCGGTATGGGATCCCGCGGGCTGGCCGGACATCGTCAAAGGCAGCCGCAGCCTTCGCGAACAGATCCGCCGCGCCCGCGCCAAGGGCGTGACGATTCGCAAGCTCGCCACCGAGGAAGTCGCACCCGGCACCGTCGCCCGCTACGCGATGGAGACGCTCGTCGCGCGCTGGCTTTCCACGCGCGCCATGGCTCCCATGGGCTTTCTCGTCGACGTGCAGCCCTTCGATTTTCCCGAGGAGAGGCGTTACTTCGTCGCCGAACGGCAGGGCGCCATCGTCGCGTTCTTGGCGGCGGTTCCCGTGTATGCGCGCGGCGGCTGGCTCATCGAAGACTTGGTGCGCGGCTCGGGTGCGCCCAACGGCACGGGCGAAATGCTCATCGACCAAGCGATGCGCCTGTTTGCCGCCGAGGAAAGCCACGACGTCACCTTGGGCCTTGCGCCGCTCTCCGGCAGCGTGAACCGCTGGCTCGGCGCCGCGCGCTCCGTCGGGCGGGCGCTCTACGATTTTCACGGCGTGCAAGCCTTCAAGGCCAAGCTAAAGCCGGATCGCTGGGAGCCCACGTACCTCGCGTACCCCAAGGGCGCCAGCGCGGTGCTTGCGGTCTACGACGTGCTCGTCGCCTTCGCGCGCGGCAGCCTCTCGCGCTTCGGCATGGAGACGCTCCTGCGCGGGCCCGCCTTCGTCGTCCGCGTGCTCGCGGCGCTGCTCGTGCCATGGACGATTTTGCTCGCCTCCGTCGAGACGCGAAAATGGTTCCCCGCACCTTGGATCAAGTGGGCGTGGGTCGGCTTCGACATCGCCGTGATGATCGGGCTCTTCGCCCTGTCCTCGCGCTTTCGCCCCCGCCTCGCGCGTCTGCTCGCCGCTGCGGTCACCATGGACGGCCTCCTCACCTTGACGGAGGCCGTCACCTTCAATGTGCCGCGCGTGCACGGCCCGACGGATTGGGTCGTCATCGTGCTCGCGTGCCTGGCGCCCACCCTGGCCGCCATCGTCCTCTGGGGCGCCCAGGCCACGCGAACGTCCGCGTAGATCCCCTTATTTCTCCGCGCGGTACTGCACGCCGAGCTCGCGGAAGAGGAACGCATACGTCTGCGCATCTTCCTCCGCGCGCTTGAAGACATTGGTGCCCATGCCGTGGCCCGAGTCCATCCACGTGCGCAGGAGCACCGGCGAATCCGACGTCGAGATGGCCTGCAGCTTCGCCGTGAAGGTGCGGGCATCGGCCGGGTTCACGCGCCCATCGGTCACGCCCGAAATGACCAGCACCGAGGGATACGCGGCAGGCTTTACGGTTTGGTACGGCGAGTACGCGAGCAGCTTCGGCGCCATGGCCGGATCGCTCATCGAGCCGTACTCGGGGACGTTGAACTGCCCATTCGGCCACGCCTCGTAGCGGGCCATGTCCAGAATGGGCACGCCGACGATCGCGACGCGCGCAATGTCGGGCCGCTGGGCGAGCACCGCGCCCATGAGCAATCCGCCGTTCGAGCGCCCGATGATGGCTAGCTTGGCGCGCGACGTGTATCCGGCACTCACCAGGTGATCGGCGCTGGCGATGAAGTCGTCGAAGCAGTTTTGCTTGCGGGCGAGCTTCCCGTCGGCATGCCACGCCGGGCCCATATCGCCGCCGCCCCGAATGTGGGCGATGGCGACAATCCCGCCTTGATCGAACCACACCCGATTGCGTGCATCGAACTTGGGGGTCAGCGAGATGCCGTAGCCGCCGTAGCCCGTCAGCAACACTGGCGTCTCGGGCGATCGCTTCGCGCCTCGAACCTGCAGAATCGTGACGGGGATGCGAGCGCCGTCGCGCGAGCGAGCTTCTTCGTCGATGATCTCGATATCGTCGAAGTTCACCGGCGACTCGGAGAAGATGGGCGTCTTCTTCAACTCGAGACTCTTCGCATCGAGGCGCTGCACCGACAGCGGGGACGAGTACGAGATGACGTTGACGTACAGCGAGCCATTCGCCTCCGCCGCCGGGTACACGTTCGCCCTCGCGGGAAAATGCGCATCTCCGCGCAGCTTGCCCGTGAGATCGAACACCCGCCCGCGGACGTTGGCGCGAATGATGTCGAACACGACGAGGTTGTCGCCCGACACGGAAATCCCAGAGATGTTGCGCTCCTCGGCGGGTACGACGAGCTTACCCGCCGCGAGCTTCGGCGTGCGCGCGGGCACGCGAAGGACCGACCCGGGAGAATCGTTCTTCTGCTGCACGACGAACAGGGCATCGCGCGAGGCCTCGACGAAGGTCACGCCATCGCCCACCTCGGCCAGAAGGCTCCACGTGTAGCCTTTGGCCGACGGTGTTCCGACGAACCAACGGTGATCGCCGCCGTCGCCGATGGCGACCCGGCACACGATGGTGCCGGTTTCCGTGGCACGCGATAGGTCCAGTTCCGCGATGTCCGTCAGCCCGGTGAGCGGCACCAACTCATCGCGCTCGATCGGCGTGCCGAGCACGTGCCGATAGAGCTGCTGGTAGCGATGGACCTCGCCCGGCGGCCGCTCGCCGGGCGCCGGGAAGCGCGTGTGGAAGATCGATTTCCCATCGCCCGAGAAGGCCGCGCTTCCACCCGCGGTGGGGTACTGCACGCGCGGGATGGGGCCGTCGACCAGCTTGCCGGTGGCGGTCTCGAAGATGGAAAGGCTCCCGTCCTCGCTGCCGTTCTTCGACAGCGACAGCGCGATGCGCTTTCCATCGCGCGAAACGGTGAACCAGTCGATGGAGGTCTGCCCGCTCGGATCGAGCACGGCGGGGTCGATGACCACACGCGCCGCATCCGGCTTTTCGAGCGAGGAAACGTGCACGATGGCCGGCTGCGGCGCCGAGGGCGCGCGGCGCATGGCGTAGTAGCCGTTCGTCGTGCCCTGGATATCGGTGAGCGTTGGCTTGGAGCGCTTCGTCAGGCTCGTGAAGCGGGCCCGCAGCGCATCGAGGTGCGGGTAGCCACGCAGGTTCGCCGTGGTGAAGTCGTTCTGCGCATCGACCCACTTGGTGACCGCCGGATCCGCCGAATCGCGCAACCACGCGTAGTCGTCCTCGAACGAGATGGCGCCGGCCTCGATCGTCTCCGGCTTTTTTGCCGTGGGCGGATACGCGAGGCGCGCCTTGGCTGCGGCGGCGGCCGGCGCGGGTGCAGGCTCGGCCTTGGGTGGCGGCTCGGAAGACGGTGGCGGCGACCCGCCGCAGGCTGCAAGCAACACGGATACGAGGGGAACGACGCGGGAACTACGCATGATACCGCTTTACGACGAGAACGCGCCGGCGACTAGCTCGTACGACCTACGCCGCGCAGCAGCATCGTAGGCGTGGGTCGCCAGCATGACCTCGTCGGCCGCCGTGCTCGAGACCGCCGCCTCGATGCGCGCGCGCACGTCCGCCGGGGTCCCGACGATCTGCATCCG
It includes:
- a CDS encoding TetR family transcriptional regulator; its protein translation is MFIRTEQKAATRARILETARKQLERDGYDGTSIRSVAGEAKVAAGTVLLHFRDKQDLLHAALFDDLETTWARAREVSEKKMQKKGSLERALTALARAFFDYYAERPALSRALLRESLFAAPPWSQRFAAQVAEVHAHVAQLAGAAKSRGELEADVDVALLGAAFFSFYYFALMAWLQGGHAHPLQFFERLLRQHLDGLAPRRKR
- a CDS encoding YafY family transcriptional regulator; amino-acid sequence: MPRPTTRVLTVLELLQTHGRMSGAELARRLEVDPRTVRRYIAMLEEIGIPITAERGRDGAYMLVAGFKLPPMMFTDDEALALSIGLLAVRGLGLAEAVTSVASAQAKLERVMPPNLKRRVRAVDETVTLDLARRGRDAPESNAALVALSSAAQTRTRVSMRYRASAHEETQRDFDPYGLAYRNRRWYAVGMCHLRGGLRSFRLDRVEEVRAIAARFTRPEGFDALSYLALSLATLPRAHSIEVLLEADLETARRALFSAAGVLEWTGERTLLRSTADDLDWFALELARLPFSFEVRAPDALRIAVVSLAERLLRLGRPHA
- a CDS encoding TetR/AcrR family transcriptional regulator, producing the protein MSTSRAPKEMPPRKNSDRRRQPTSPSVIRWVNLPLQERSRLKLDRIVAAFEKLVAERGLDGATVADIAREAGCSVGAFYTRFKDKGDLFRYVVLHHLEEGLLTLRGLATGEGWKEADTETIISSIIALVVELHRRHEGFLRAFYEQAHKDPVVIAHLSKAGVELEEVLFAIMSERKDEISHPNPRVAVGFAVRMVMGTMQFRSLMAPHTPKETHFAWSTWAEEMTASLLAYLGVRAPESQQPLSE
- a CDS encoding alpha/beta fold hydrolase, which encodes MGPRFAKAAMGVLAIGMIAVSGTSADAAESAPSSGFNDWSCRPSAAHPNPVVLLHGLFGNGPGNFSFVGPYLALNGYCTFAPTYGQAIPGIPVGGSIHIADSAKEIAAYIEKVRTTTGAAKVDIVGHSEGGFHSIYGPKMLGYADKVGHVVALAPPTHGTTFLGLVSVGDYLGLRPFVDQVLNTVGCHACSEIIVDGAEVKKLEVGAIAQPGIDYTIIVSKADPLVVPHENSFIKEEGVKNVYLQDTCPFDPSGHIGLAFDLDVAQMIGNALDPDHPRRITCSFGPPI
- a CDS encoding DUF2156 domain-containing protein, yielding MLTLLRDHGFNRTSFQVLEVGFRYWFCEQGCVAYADTGHAWVAAGAPIAGDDALASVTAAFIAAAREKGRRVSFFATETRLLTASNDLASLQIGEQPVWDPAGWPDIVKGSRSLREQIRRARAKGVTIRKLATEEVAPGTVARYAMETLVARWLSTRAMAPMGFLVDVQPFDFPEERRYFVAERQGAIVAFLAAVPVYARGGWLIEDLVRGSGAPNGTGEMLIDQAMRLFAAEESHDVTLGLAPLSGSVNRWLGAARSVGRALYDFHGVQAFKAKLKPDRWEPTYLAYPKGASAVLAVYDVLVAFARGSLSRFGMETLLRGPAFVVRVLAALLVPWTILLASVETRKWFPAPWIKWAWVGFDIAVMIGLFALSSRFRPRLARLLAAAVTMDGLLTLTEAVTFNVPRVHGPTDWVVIVLACLAPTLAAIVLWGAQATRTSA
- a CDS encoding prolyl oligopeptidase family serine peptidase, with translation MRSSRVVPLVSVLLAACGGSPPPSSEPPPKAEPAPAPAAAAAKARLAYPPTAKKPETIEAGAISFEDDYAWLRDSADPAVTKWVDAQNDFTTANLRGYPHLDALRARFTSLTKRSKPTLTDIQGTTNGYYAMRRAPSAPQPAIVHVSSLEKPDAARVVIDPAVLDPSGQTSIDWFTVSRDGKRIALSLSKNGSEDGSLSIFETATGKLVDGPIPRVQYPTAGGSAAFSGDGKSIFHTRFPAPGERPPGEVHRYQQLYRHVLGTPIERDELVPLTGLTDIAELDLSRATETGTIVCRVAIGDGGDHRWFVGTPSAKGYTWSLLAEVGDGVTFVEASRDALFVVQQKNDSPGSVLRVPARTPKLAAGKLVVPAEERNISGISVSGDNLVVFDIIRANVRGRVFDLTGKLRGDAHFPARANVYPAAEANGSLYVNVISYSSPLSVQRLDAKSLELKKTPIFSESPVNFDDIEIIDEEARSRDGARIPVTILQVRGAKRSPETPVLLTGYGGYGISLTPKFDARNRVWFDQGGIVAIAHIRGGGDMGPAWHADGKLARKQNCFDDFIASADHLVSAGYTSRAKLAIIGRSNGGLLMGAVLAQRPDIARVAIVGVPILDMARYEAWPNGQFNVPEYGSMSDPAMAPKLLAYSPYQTVKPAAYPSVLVISGVTDGRVNPADARTFTAKLQAISTSDSPVLLRTWMDSGHGMGTNVFKRAEEDAQTYAFLFRELGVQYRAEK